Proteins encoded by one window of Sphaerodactylus townsendi isolate TG3544 linkage group LG04, MPM_Stown_v2.3, whole genome shotgun sequence:
- the LOC125432095 gene encoding matrix metalloproteinase-18-like isoform X3, with protein MKYVLLCTAFFLLCGFSFPRPILEVKPLVKLTQKFIEDYINKFFPSNLPNRTLEDGLKEMQNFFHMTVTGKIDPSITEIMTKSRCGLPDVAEFRRSSVWNKKDLTYRIKNYTPDLPKSKVDEIIKKAWEVWSAVTPLTFRKVSRLADIEILFASGAHGDGNSFDGRGGILAHAFFPGRGIGGDAHFDESEQWSESNKEINFFLVAAHEFGHSLGLEHTNVRGALMYPTYSYVNPTTFRLHDDDRQRIQRLYGPKE; from the exons ATGAAGTACGTCCTTCTCTGCACAGCATTTTTTCTGCTTTGTGGCTTTTCCTTCCCGAGACCCATCTTGGAAGTGAAACCCCTTGTGAAACTGACTCAGAAGTTTATAGAG GATTACATTAATAAGTTCTTCCCATCCAACTTACCCAATCGTACACTGGAAGATGGACTCAAGGAAATGCAAAACTTCTTCCATATGACTGTAACTGGGAAGATAGATCCTTCAATAACAGAGATTATGACGAAGTCTCGGTGTGGTCTGCCAGATGTGGCAGAATTCCGCAGAAGCTCAGTATGGAACAAGAAAGACCTGACTTACAG GATTAAGAATTATACTCCAGACCTACCTAAATCCAAAGTGGATGAAATCATTAAAAAAGCATGGGAAGTATGGAGTGCCGTGACGCCGTTGACGTTCCGAAAAGTTAGCAGACTGGCCGATATTGAGATTTTGTTCGCATCTGGTG CCCATGGTGATGGTAATTCCTTTgatggaagaggaggaattttgGCTCATGCTTTTTTTCCTGGACGTGGCATAGGAGGAGATGCCCATTTTGATGAGAGCGAGCAGTGGTCAGAATCCAACAAAG AAATCAACTTCTTCCTTGTTGCTGCACATGAATTTGGTCATTCCTTGGGGCTGGAACATACAAATGTTCGTGGGGCCTTAATGTACCCTACCTATTCGTATGT